CTCTATTTCCTCGGTCTCCTCTCAAATTATATTTTACGCGGCCACACTGATCCTGAAAAAAAGTGAAGAGTCAGGCAATAAAGAATTgctaataaataaataacccAGTAACTAGCAATCAAATCAACTACAGAATGTCGGCAGCAATTGGGTAAGTGCATTATTTATCGTTGTAAATAGCCATGTTCTTGGCCCGGCCGCCGCACATCTTTTTGGGGCTTCTTTCTGCGGCGCGTGCTTTGTTGCAGTAGTGGTGGCGTCCATTTTTCGCGGATACCTATGATTTCCGCGGTCAGTCCTTAGATAGTTAGACCCTCTCCATATGGCCGCCCAACTGCGTCGGCTAGTTTGCTGCTGGTGGGCGTGTCCCGTGCGCAACTGCATTGCGATATTTTTTTGGCCAAACTTGAGGCCCAGCATTTGAGGTTATGTTTGGGTTGGCGCTAATTCTGTGTATTTTCGGCATGGGCCTTTGTGCGCGGCGCCCGGCTGTGTGGGTTATGTGTATGCAAATGGATCGCAGAGCGATTAGCATATATTTTGCACTTTGCCTTGGTTTCCAGAAAAGACGACGACGCTTGtccgccgtcgccgttgcTGGGGACCAGCATGTGGCACCCCGCACCGTCGAACCCCACACCGGCTGTAGTTTATATCTGTGCTTATGTATTTATTCAAGAATCTCCATTCCATTTGCCACTTCAGATCAATTCCGCCTCCAGTTTCCTGGGCACAGCGCAGCGACTTGGTCTATGTGATCATCGATGTTGAGTGCAAGGACATCGAACAGAAGTAAGTGACCTTTAGATCACATTCGATAGCCTTAACTGACCCTAAAGCTTCTGCTTTGCCCGCAGAGTGACGGAGAACAGCTTCACCTTCAAGGGTGTGAACGCGCTGGATGCGTCTAAGAAATACGAGGTCACGCTCAACTTCTTCGGAACGGTTGATCCCGGGAAAGTGACCAGCAAGAACATTGGGCGTTGCCTAGAATTCACAATACCAAAGAAGGCGAGCGGACCCTTCTGGCCCAGTCTGACCACGGACAAGACGAAGCTGCACTTCCTTAAGGCCAACTTTGCCAAGTGGCGCGATGAGTCCGATGACGAGGAAGGTGAGACTTGACTCTCTTTATTGACCAACCCAAATTCTACTTTAAATGTTCCTCCAATGTCAGCAGGTCAGGCCAAAGACAATGGAATGTTTGGCAACTTCCTGAATGACTCTGGTGTTGATTGGAACAAAAAATTCGACGACTTCAATGTtgacgatgaggaggaggactcCGATGACAACATCCCTAGCCTTTCCCAGAACGatgaggaagaggaggagaccgGCGAGGGTGACAAGAAGAAGCCGGCTGCTTAGAAAGTTTGCCGAGGTCAAGCATTTTGGAGTAGTCGTAGCGTTAGCCGAGGCGTTTATACCATTAAGTCCACACGAACACACCAACACTCACACTCTCTCCCcccacacacaacacacaaaaacaccaATCAACACATCCAAATAAAAACATCCACATACGCATGCGTATATACACTATTCCAAAAAGAATCACCCATTTAACTTAACTGAATATTGGCTGCGTGTTCAGGTGAGGAGAGAGATGTTAACAACAGAAAGTAAAACGGAACAAGAAACGAAACATTTTGAGCCGACAAGAAAACCATAAGTTTTACGCTAGAATATAATAACAACAAACAGAGGAAAGCTACAACCAATTCATTGCAAAAAATGTGTTTGcagtttattatttttttttcctgtAAATAAAGGAAATtacaataaataaaacaaacgGGAAAAATAACCCCATTTGTGGAGGGAGGGAAGCCATTTTTGCTCGCAACCACCTATCGATGCGGTGTATCGATAGTTTCGATTCGTGTTGCTGTGACAACGCGGGCACGCTTTGAAAAAAATTCGAAGCAAAGCAAGCAACACAATTTCACTCGAAACAAGTGATATTATTGTTGGGTGCTACTTACAAACTTTAAAAAAGCTTCTTAACACTTAATATGACCAGCGCAGCACAGGCAGAGCGGCGACTGGCCTTTGTGGCCGAATGGTATCAGGCCGAGGCTGCCATCATACGTACTTTCCTGGTGACCTACTTTGTGGCCGACGAGGCAGTGGAAGTGGTATTGTATTTCCTTAAGAATATATCGCCTACAATTCGGATGCTAATATTTGGGTACTCCTCAGTTTGATCAACGCAGCAAGAAGACCTTTCTGCGTCGCACCAAGATTCCGGAGCTGACGCAACGCGACTTCTTTGTGGGCTCGAAGATCAATGTTTTCGGCCGGCAATTCGACATTGTTGACTACGCGGACGAGGCGACCCGCAGCAACTTGGCCAAATATCGCAAAAGGTAAGGGGTGCTCGACATGAAAAAGTCCAGACTTCTTCATACTATACGAGTATTTTTCACAGAGGATTCGTGCTGCTTAAGAATAATATGTGGCACAAGCATCTAGGCAAGTTTCTGAAGACACTCATCAACAACAAGATTAACATCAACAACGGACAGATGGTACAGTTCACACCCAAAATGGTGACACTGTTCCTCTCCGGGAAGCCCAAGAACGAAGTTGTATCCTCGTGAGTATTATCAAAAGTTTTTCTGGGGGACATTTAAATCATACGCCTGCCACGCTCTGCCAGTGTCCTGATGAACGAACTATTGGCCGGCCCGGCCATCAGCCTGGAGCTGATCGGCGACAACGTGGTGGAGATCATGACCGCTTGTGTCAAGTACAAGGGTCCGGATGGGGTCAATGACTCCTCCTCCGTGAAGCTGTCGTCCAGCCTGGAGGAGCTGTTCGAGCAGGAGGATGTGCGCTACGGAATCTACTGTCCTGCGACCGAGGAGGATGTCGCCATAGACTTGAAGTTCTTTTTCGAAGACCGCCTCAGCATCATGAAAGATTGTCTATTCAAGAACTCTACGCTGGCCATCATCAAGCCGCACAGCATAAAGGACGGCCTTTTGGGTGACATCGTTGACGAAATTCTGGCCAACGGCTTCAATGTGACTGCCATGCGCATGATTCTAATGGCGCGAATCAATTGCGAGGAGTTTTACGAGGTCTATCGCGGTATCCTTCCCGAGTACATACCCATGGTAGCGCAGCTAGCCAGCGGTGTGTGCATGTGCCTTGAGATCGCCTCTGCCGATCCGGAAAAGAGTAGCTACGGCGAGTTCCGTACATTCTGCGGTCCTATGGACCCGGAAATAGCCAAGCTATTGCGCCCCCACACCCTCCGCGCCAAGTTTGGCAAGTCCAAGGTGCTCAATGCAATTCACTGCACAGATCTGCCAGACGATACCAATCTGGAGCTGCAGTACATGTTCAAGATCCTCGACTGATCTCTCTCCTTAGTTAAGTTATTTAGTTTGTATATATTTTCAGTAAGTGTGTGCGGGTATGTGTGTGGGTCCCAATAAATTACAAGTGCAATGGCAATACCTAGTTAAAATTAATATTggaaatattttatttatgtaACGCTAATAGCTGGTTAGCTCCAAACTTGGAGCTATAGCTACTGAGGCCTTAAGCTCTAGGGTAATTGGGTCAAATTTTATACATATTTACAAAGGTGTTGGGATGGGTATTTATAGTATGCTCGGTTATATTTTGTGAAGGAGATTAGCGGTACAAGAAATTTGAGGATAGTTTTGGAATTTGCGTTGGTGGGGTTTGAGATGAGTTGCATGGGGTCTTTGTTTTTGAATGATAGGGACCTTTGTGAGGAGAGTGAGGGGCAGGTGTATAGTATGTGTCTTAAGTCTATGTTCGCGTTGCGGCACAATGGACATGCCTTGGGCAATGTTTTGGTGGTCAGCTTGGTGTGGCCCAGTCTCAGTCTATTAATTATGACCTGGTGCCTTCTATTAAGGATATTGTTCTTTGGGGGGGTGTTGTTGGTAGCGAGAAGGCTAATTTGTTGGTACCATGTAGAGGTGTTTGTGAGGAGGTCGTTTTGTTTAGATTGGAGAACTTGTATTAGGAAGTGTGCAATGTCTGTAGAGTTGTGGTTTGGGGTGTAAATGAGGGGAAATTTGGTGTACATCTTGGCTGCAGAGTCTGCGAATTCGTTGCCTTTTATGCCTATGTGACTGGGTATCCAGATTATTAAGATCTTAGGGAAATGAGTGGATAATAGATTTCTGGTCGAGGAGGCGTGTATGGTAAGGATGTTGAATTTTTTGGATGTGTAGGTTCTGATTGGGGAAAAAGGGATGGGGTCTTTTTGGGAAATTTGTATGGCTCTGTCTACCGTGCTGGGAAGTCGGTGTTTTCTTCTATGGCTTTTGGTAAGGGTATTTAGGGGGGTCTACATAAAGTAGACTGTCTAGTACAGATTTGCCTCTTTTGAACCCTAGTTGGTTGTTGTGGATCAGGTtgttatttaattaaaataagttTTACCTAATTTCATATACATTTTCGTTagctaaaaattaaatttgaaATGTAAATCTGATATTATTTGAAAAAAAGGGTGTACCAACATTAGTTTCAACCAGGTACTACATGGCTGCAGCAGTTATCTAGATGCTGCCGCTGCGGCTGGTGCTGGGGATATCCAGGTCATCGGAGGTGCCGTCCAAGCAGCCCCTCAAATAAAGACCGCCCTTGCGCTCCTGCTGCATGTAGTCGTAGGCTAGGAGTGCAAAGATTACGATGCAAATCAGCATTACCACCGCATAGAAGAAGTACTCGTCCATCTGGGAGCTCAGCAAACCCAGCTCGGTGACCACAACCACAATGAGGTTGCCGAAGGCATTGTTCAGGAACCACGTAGCCGTTACCACAGACTTCATGGACGTGGGCGCCTGCGTGAAGGCGAACTGCAGTCCCGGAATAGACAGCAGCAGTTCGCCCAACATCAGCAGAAAGAACTGCGGCAGCTGCCAAGCAATGTTAATGGTCTGGATGGGTGAATTCTACGAGGATTTACAAGTAAGAGAGTGAGTGTTTCAGTGGAGTATTTGTCTTTGTTATTCGTTCTCTAACCATAATCACTTTCTGCAAGGCTCCTGCACAGAAGAAGGAACCAGCGGAGCAGATGCCACCCACAGTGACGCTGTTCAGTGGCTTTAGTTCCCAATTAAAgtatcgacgcagcaacggaaCCGTCACATATTGCCAGAGCGGGATGAGCATGAAGAGGAAGATGGGGCCCGCAGCCTTGGCCTGATCCGGCTGTATGGTCACTCCCAACACTGTGGTATTCATCATGGCCGCCTGGAAAGTCCAGCTGGAGTCCTGTTGGGCCAGCAGAGCGAAGTAAAATGGTAATGGAGTAAACAGTTTTGAGATCTGAGTGGAAAAGGGAGAAAAGGATTCAAGTACGAGAATCAATCTGGCTTGTAATCTTTACTTACCCTCAGAACCTTGGAGACGTCGTTGACAAAGGCCTCGTCGTAGACACCGACGGCATTGTGCAGCCAATAGTTGGATCGCTTATTGGAATTGCGTCGCTGCCACTTCTGCACCAGTGCCGTCTTGATGCAGCCGCAGAATTTGAAGAGTATATTGTCATCGGCCAGCTTCTCGGTCTTGTAGAAACATTTGCCGGTCAGAAAGATAACTGGAAACAGTGGGAAACCCTTACAATCACAGGAGCTGATGTATGCAAATCGATGATTACTTACGCCAGGCCATCATGAAGGCACTTGCGAGAGTACCGAAGACGGCGGGATAGCACTCCACCTTGTCAAAGCATTGCGTATTGGCCCGAACCAGCGGGGGAAGAATCTTGCTCAGAAATATGCCGAAATAATAGACGAAATAGTAGAAGGAGAAGTACTCTGAGAGGTGAACAGCCTGCTCGGGCATCTTGAACTGCAGGGCGCCCAGCGACGTGATGCAGGCGCGGATTGAGCCGTTTCCCACTGCCAGGAACAGGAGGGCAATCGACACTAGCAGGCTAAGAAGGGTAATGCAATCAACAAAAGCCTCACTGGATAAGCGATCAAAACGTGTACTACTCACATAATTGGTACTCCTACAGAGGGGAGCGACGTCATGGTCAGCAGCATCCATCCGAAGGCGTAGAGGAAACAAAAGGCGGAAATGGTGCGCACATTTCCCATATAGCTGTCTGCCAGGACGGCTCCGATAATGGGGCAGAACTGGCCGAAAAAGTTGAATATGTGCAGCACCACCGTAGAGAAGCTCTCCGTGAAGTTGAGATCATCGCGCAGATAGAGGGCGAGAATGGCTGGAATTGAATAATAATCAGAATCGTGCTGTGACACCAGAGACAGAGTGCAATCTCGTTCAATACGATTGATTTATTTATCGACCATGAAATGAAGGTCACGTCACCACCAGAGCAGAGGCCTGGAAAATTTCTGTGATGCATCACCAAATTTCCTTATTCCCTTGATGACGGAAAAATTCCCagaaaaataacaaatcaTCAAGGGCTCCCCTGCCGCGtcgtatttgtattttatcaATGCATTTTATAATGCATCGCAGACCCCTCATCCCTGTGTGGATGCTCGCATCTGGCGCGGCGCTGATAAGTTTTGGTGTTTTTCGACAAGACAAAGCAAGGCGATTGTAAATGATGCGCGGCTGCCCGTGGCGTGGGTTACTTACTGCGTATGCCGTTCGCTGCAAAGGCCTCGAAGAACTTGGTGGCGAGAATAAAGTATACGGCGCGCGGGTACCTGTACTCCATGCGAATGGGCGCGGGGGCAAAGCCATAGGTGGGCAGAGAGCTGCGCTGTCGCGGCTTCAGCTGTGTCCGTTCACTACCTTTGCCCCACTCGATGTCCCGTCCCTCCGTCTCATAGCTGGCTTGCGTGAGCTCCGCAATGGCTGGCAAGGCTGCAAAGATCAACACCGACAGAAGAGTGTGGAGATTTTAGAGATCTGGGCCTTATCTTATCACCATCAGGCATGAACTCACTTTCTTCGCTGCCGATTTCCGTTGCTCGAAACATTTTCCACAGCCGTGCGCCTAATCCGACGTGAGTGAAGTGAACTGACGAGGAGAGGGAAACAGTCGAGCAGCACAGTACAAGACCCGAGAGAAATATTGAAGCAAGTTGTTGGCTTGTTTGCTTTTCTGGCGGCGGATCAGGTTACAGACTTGCGGCTTTTGTGGGTCGGCACTGCCACAATGAGCTCTATTGTAAATGTTGAATCTGTGCCGCGATTGACGACCGCTGATGTGCGCGGTCCAAGAGCTACTAGCTTTTCACTTTGTACACGACACGGGCGCAAGAACAAACATTGCGATAAAGGCTAGCCAGTCAATTCAATGCAGTTACAATGCCTGCCTCATGTAGCTAAAACGACGGAGTTAACGCTACAGGTTATCTCCCGGCGACAACTTAAGCTGATAAGTCCAAGTCGCGCTCAGTCAGGCGTCAGCGAAGTCACGGGACCAGGCTCAGCTGACTGGCTGACCGACCGACCAGCAGACAGCGATAGGATTGCACTGGAGACTCGTACAGTCGCTGTCTGATGTTTTTGTACAATggatttttattaaattacGCACAAGAAATTAAAACTAGACGTGCTTGGAGTCGAGGCCTTGTGGCTGGTTTATGATGGTCGATCCACCGATGAAATTCGCAAATATTGTTGCACGAAACGAGCCAAAAGTAGGAGAAACACACGGAACTTGGGGGCTGCAGCTGACGGTGTCCTCACACCAGCTTCTTCGCCTCGAAGAAGCTCTTCAGATGGCGCATTTGCCAGAAGCCCATGCACACGAGGACAACGGTCTGGGCCAGGGACCACCAGAGCACGCGCGAGTTGGTGCTCTCGCTCGTGTGACGGAAGCGCTCCTCGCGATAGCGTTGGTAGTTCTGCTCCTTGGTGATCTGCTCCACCTGATCCAGGAGCTGGCGAATACGTAGCTGCAGCTCCGTCAGCTTCTCCTTTTGAGCCACATTGGCATAGTCGATGGCATGCTCTCCCACCTGTATGTCCAGGTGAACGCGCAGCTGGGCACCACTGAACCAGGCAGTGCTGTTCGAGTACATACAAATCACATGCTCGCCGGGCGTGTGTGAGGTGAATGAGATTCGGCCCTGGGAGCTGTACACACGGGAGAGGATGATTTTGTCATCGCTGTCACGCACCTCCACATGCATGCCGATTCCCGGGGATGAGGGCATAAAGCCATTAGAGCGTGGATCGTAAAGCTCCACTTTGTAGTTGACTGCGGATACATAAAGACTTGTTTAGAGATTTCGTTGGCATTTCAGACTCTTTCCGCTTACCTATCACAGTGGTTTCGTCGGGAACCTCCTCAATAAAGCACTTCCGCTCCGTCTCCGATATGTGGAAGTAGAGGCCGCAGGCACTGTGCAGGGCGCACAGCAGCAGGGCCAGGCAGATGAACTGATCTCGCATTTTGGCAATGTGTTATAACTTTTTCCACTAAATATTGTTAAGCTCGCCGACACGTCATGAGAAAAAGTGCCAGATCGAAGTTTAAGTGTTTGGCATAGAGATGGTAGCGTGACGGAATTCTCATTCCAGCATATCACCACTAACCATACGAGTTTTGGAACCCCAGTGACTTCGGCTCTGGCGTTCGGTTACTGAcgcgtcatcatgagagagcgcagagagaacatctcTTCACATCACATCAAACTGAATAGTTTTAAAACACGGCcataaattttttattttcggaATTTTAGATTACTTCACATTTATAATATACAATTTTGTACAAAATCGCGCAATTTTCGCTGACTGGCAACGCTGCAGCAACAGCTGGCATATCTTGTGTGTTGGCAGTGCCGTAGAAACAGCTGAACATCTGCCACAATTGTTGACGTTTACCTTTTTGCCAATCAAAATCGTGCCAGCTGTATCTTAACTAGATAATGGACCTGATTATTCTTGTGGGCATCGCTTCGGCCCTGCTGGTCGTGATATTAACGATATTTTTCCTGCAGAAAAAGAAGGGCGGCGGCACAGGTAAGCCAATACACCATTAGGGGCAGACTTAAATTCACTTTGTTTTTGTCCTCAATAGAAGCAAaggaagcagcagcaccaccgcAACGTGGCGTCCCATTGCGAGCACAGGAGGGCGTCCCGCGACGGGCCCAAATAGCCCGCAATCAGCGTAACCGACTACGCCAGAATGCTCCTGCAGCAGCCCCGGCC
This region of Drosophila miranda strain MSH22 chromosome 2, D.miranda_PacBio2.1, whole genome shotgun sequence genomic DNA includes:
- the LOC108155117 gene encoding uncharacterized protein CG16817 isoform X1; this encodes MSAAIGSIPPPVSWAQRSDLVYVIIDVECKDIEQNFCFARRVTENSFTFKGVNALDASKKYEVTLNFFGTVDPGKVTSKNIGRCLEFTIPKKASGPFWPSLTTDKTKLHFLKANFAKWRDESDDEEAGQAKDNGMFGNFLNDSGVDWNKKFDDFNVDDEEEDSDDNIPSLSQNDEEEEETGEGDKKKPAA
- the LOC108155117 gene encoding uncharacterized protein CG16817 isoform X3; its protein translation is MSAAIGSIPPPVSWAQRSDLVYVIIDVECKDIEQKVTENSFTFKGVNALDASKKYEVTLNFFGTVDPGKVTSKNIGRCLEFTIPKKASGPFWPSLTTDKTKLHFLKANFAKWRDESDDEEAGQAKDNGMFGNFLNDSGVDWNKKFDDFNVDDEEEDSDDNIPSLSQNDEEEEETGEGDKKKPAA
- the LOC108155115 gene encoding transmembrane emp24 domain-containing protein eca, producing MRDQFICLALLLCALHSACGLYFHISETERKCFIEEVPDETTVIVNYKVELYDPRSNGFMPSSPGIGMHVEVRDSDDKIILSRVYSSQGRISFTSHTPGEHVICMYSNSTAWFSGAQLRVHLDIQVGEHAIDYANVAQKEKLTELQLRIRQLLDQVEQITKEQNYQRYREERFRHTSESTNSRVLWWSLAQTVVLVCMGFWQMRHLKSFFEAKKLV
- the LOC108155112 gene encoding nucleoside diphosphate kinase 7 — its product is MTSAAQAERRLAFVAEWYQAEAAIIRTFLVTYFVADEAVEVFDQRSKKTFLRRTKIPELTQRDFFVGSKINVFGRQFDIVDYADEATRSNLAKYRKRGFVLLKNNMWHKHLGKFLKTLINNKININNGQMVQFTPKMVTLFLSGKPKNEVVSSVLMNELLAGPAISLELIGDNVVEIMTACVKYKGPDGVNDSSSVKLSSSLEELFEQEDVRYGIYCPATEEDVAIDLKFFFEDRLSIMKDCLFKNSTLAIIKPHSIKDGLLGDIVDEILANGFNVTAMRMILMARINCEEFYEVYRGILPEYIPMVAQLASGVCMCLEIASADPEKSSYGEFRTFCGPMDPEIAKLLRPHTLRAKFGKSKVLNAIHCTDLPDDTNLELQYMFKILD
- the LOC108155107 gene encoding solute carrier family 15 member 1, which translates into the protein MFRATEIGSEETLPAIAELTQASYETEGRDIEWGKGSERTQLKPRQRSSLPTYGFAPAPIRMEYRYPRAVYFILATKFFEAFAANGIRTILALYLRDDLNFTESFSTVVLHIFNFFGQFCPIIGAVLADSYMGNVRTISAFCFLYAFGWMLLTMTSLPSVGVPIILLVSIALLFLAVGNGSIRACITSLGALQFKMPEQAVHLSEYFSFYYFVYYFGIFLSKILPPLVRANTQCFDKVECYPAVFGTLASAFMMAWLIFLTGKCFYKTEKLADDNILFKFCGCIKTALVQKWQRRNSNKRSNYWLHNAVGVYDEAFVNDVSKVLRISKLFTPLPFYFALLAQQDSSWTFQAAMMNTTVLGVTIQPDQAKAAGPIFLFMLIPLWQYVTVPLLRRYFNWELKPLNSVTVGGICSAGSFFCAGALQKVIMNSPIQTINIAWQLPQFFLLMLGELLLSIPGLQFAFTQAPTSMKSVVTATWFLNNAFGNLIVVVVTELGLLSSQMDEYFFYAVVMLICIVIFALLAYDYMQQERKGGLYLRGCLDGTSDDLDIPSTSRSGSI
- the LOC108155117 gene encoding uncharacterized protein CG16817 isoform X2; its protein translation is MSAAIGSIPPPVSWAQRSDLVYVIIDVECKDIEQNFCFARRVTENSFTFKGVNALDASKKYEVTLNFFGTVDPGKVTSKNIGRCLEFTIPKKASGPFWPSLTTDKTKLHFLKANFAKWRDESDDEEGQAKDNGMFGNFLNDSGVDWNKKFDDFNVDDEEEDSDDNIPSLSQNDEEEEETGEGDKKKPAA
- the LOC108155117 gene encoding uncharacterized protein CG16817 isoform X4, translating into MSAAIGSIPPPVSWAQRSDLVYVIIDVECKDIEQKVTENSFTFKGVNALDASKKYEVTLNFFGTVDPGKVTSKNIGRCLEFTIPKKASGPFWPSLTTDKTKLHFLKANFAKWRDESDDEEGQAKDNGMFGNFLNDSGVDWNKKFDDFNVDDEEEDSDDNIPSLSQNDEEEEETGEGDKKKPAA